The following coding sequences lie in one Arachis stenosperma cultivar V10309 chromosome 5, arast.V10309.gnm1.PFL2, whole genome shotgun sequence genomic window:
- the LOC130981430 gene encoding uncharacterized protein LOC130981430 encodes MTAVLAEVPIVADGEFVVGMKFSSREAVIKAMKEYTLRRSVDYRVYESEPLTFYAKCTQYGSGCGWLIRVSMISRKYCWVIRRYNGSHTCTRATISQDHSKLDSNTIVEVIKLLVEADPSLKVKSVIAEVQSKFNYTVSYRKAWLAKQKSIEKIFGGWEASYKVLPIWFEAMCHKESSVVIHFETMLAYQGDDLVSDIRVLHRVFWSYYPYIRAFRHCKPVVKVDGTHLYGKYKGCLLVAVSQDGNNNIVSIAFAIVEGETYNAWHFFLSNLRQHVVTRDGVGLISDRHKSINAAVERRYSRTVREYEVRYQRLRERGEAYTNWLNRISREQYALAFDGGYRWSHMTTNLVECINSVLKGARNLPITALVKATFYRLNELFT; translated from the exons ATGACTGCCGTCCTGGCAGAAGTTCCTATTGTTGCAGATGGTGAATTCGTTGTGGGAATGAAATTCAGTTCTAGAGAAGCTGTTATTAAGGCGATGAAGGAGTATACCCTTCGAAGAAGTGTAGACTACCGTGTGTATGAGTCGGAGCCGTTGACATTTTATGCCAAGTGTACACAGTATGGGTCAGGGTGTGGTTGGCTTATCAGAGTTAGCATGATCAGCAGAAAGTACTGTTGGGTTATTAGGAGGTACAACGGCAGTCACACTTGTACCAGAGCAACCATTTCTCAGGATCATTCAAAGCTGGATTCAAATACAATTGTAGAAGTCATAAAGCTGTTGGTTGAGGCTGACCCCTCGTTAAAGGTAAAATCAGTTATTGCAGAAGTGCAATCGAAGTTCAACTACACCGTCAGTTATCGAAAAGCTTGGTTGGCTAAGCAAAAGTCAATTGAGAAAATATTTGGAGGTTGGGAAGCATCCTACAAAGTGTTGCCCATATGGTTCGAGGCCATGTGTCATAAGGAGTCATCAGTTGTCATACATTTTGAGACTATGCTTGCATATCAAGGGGATGACTTGGTAAGTGATATCCGTGTATTGCATCGAGTATTCTGGAGCTATTACCCCTACATTAGAGCATTCAGACATTGTAAGCCAGTTGTCAAGGTGGACGGGACTCACTTGTACGGAAAGTATAAGGGTTGCTTGTTAGTGGCCGTTTCCCAGGATGGTAACAACAATATCGTTTCGATTGCATTTGCTATTGTCGAGGGAGAGACTTATAATGCGTGGCACTTTTTTCTTAGTAACCTGCGTCAACATGTTGTGACTCGGGATGGTGTGGGACTGATATCGGATCGACATAAATCCATAAATGCAGCTGTGGAACGCA GATATTCTAGGACAGTTCGTGAGTATGAAGTGCGTTACCAGCGTTTACGAGAGCGGGGAGAGGCGTACACTAACTGGTTAAACCGTATTTCCCGCGAACAGTATGCGTTGGCATTCGACGGTGGTTACCGATGGAGTCACATGACGACTAATCTAGTGGAATGCATCAACTCAGTCTTGAAGGGTGCACGCAATCTTCCCATCACTGCACTTGTGAAAGCAACATTCTACAGGCTTAATGAGTTGTTCACATAA